Proteins encoded within one genomic window of Humulus lupulus chromosome 1, drHumLupu1.1, whole genome shotgun sequence:
- the LOC133786993 gene encoding uncharacterized protein LOC133786993 isoform X1: MMKLCSRNMANCYITLRICLIYSFLYSFNISTASIQEDPSEAIISRFQQYLKIDTAQPTPHYHQAADFIISQAKSISLEFQSIEFVKGKPVVLLKWPGSDPSLPSILLNSHTDVVPSEHEKWTYHPFSAHLDSQGNVYARGSQDMKCVGLQYLEAIRRLKASGFQPLRSVYLSFVPDEEIGGHDGAEKLAESDVFEKLNVGVVLDEGLASPDENYRAFYAERSPWWLVIKAVGAPGHGAKLYDNTAMENLMKSIESIRKFRASQFDLVMAGLKEEGEVVSVNMAFLKAGTPSPTGFVMNLQPSEAEAGFDIRVPPTADSESLERRIAEEWAPSSRNMTFRLGQFIQKTPVLDKSGKPLLTATDSSNPWWNLLEEAVKKANGKLGKPEIFPASTDARYFRDQGLPAIGFSPMANTPILLHDHNEFLNKAEYLKGIQVYESIIKAYASYTKHATSGAPKDEL, translated from the exons ATGATGAAGCTTTGTTCCAGAAACATGGCTAACTGCTACATAACTCTTCGTATCTGCTTAATATATTCGTTTCTATATTCGTTCAACATATCAACTGCTTCAATCCAAGAAGACCCATCTGAAGCGATCATATCAAGGTTCCAACAATATCTCAAAATCGACACAGCTCAACCCACTCCTCACTACCATCAAGCCGCCGATTTCATTATCTCTCAGGCAAAATCCATCTCTCTCGAGTTCCAGTCCATCGAGTTCGTTAAGGGCAAGCCCGTTGTCCTCCTCAAGTGGCCTGGCTCCGACCCTTCTCTCCCATCCATCCTTCTAAACTCGCACACCGATGTAGTCCCCTCCGAGCACGAAAAATGGACTTACCATCCGTTCTCGGCGCATCTCGATTCGCAGGGCAATGTTTACGCTAGAGGTTCTCAGGACATGAAGTGTGTTGGTCTGCAGTACTTGGAGGCTATTCGTCGATTGAAGGCTTCTGGGTTTCAGCCCCTTCGTTCGGTTTACCTTTCTTTTGTTCCGGATGAGGAGATTGGTGGCCATGATGGGGCCGAGAAGTTGGCCGAGTCTGATGTTTTCGAGAAATTGAACGTGGGTGTTGTGCTTGATGAAG GTTTGGCGTCTCCGGATGAGAATTACAGGGCATTTTATGCAGAGAGGAGCCCGTGGTGGCTGGTGATTAAGGCCGTAGGGGCACCGGGCCATGGGGCCAAACTCTATGACAACACTGCAATGGAGAATTTGATGAAGAGTATTGAGAGTATCAGGAAGTTTCGTGCTTCACAGTTCGATTTGGTGATGGCGGGTTTAAAGGAAGAAGGTGAGGTTGTCTCGGTTAACATGGCTTTTCTGAAAGCTGGCACCCCATCTCCAACT GGTTTTGTTATGAACTTGCAGCCATCTGAAGCAGAAGCAGGTTTTGATATCAGGGTCCCTCCAACTGCCGATTCTGAGTCTTTGGAAAGACGGATTGCTGAGGAATGGGCTCCTTCTTCACGCAACATGACATTTAGG CTTGGACAGTTCATACAGAAGACTCCTGTACTTGATAAGTCAGGGAAACCACTCCTCACAGCAACTGACAGTTCAAACCCTTGGTGGAACCTATTAGAAGAAGCTGTCAAAAAAGCTAATGGAAAACTCGGTAAGCCAGAAATCTTTCCTGCATCAACAGATGCTCGCTATTTCCGGGACCAGGGTTTGCCAGCAATTGGATTCTCTCCTATGGCCAACACTCCCATTCTTCTCCATGACCACAATGAG TTCTTGAACAAAGCTGAATACTTGAAAGGAATTCAAGTCTATGAATCTATAATCAAAGCTTATGCATCTTATACCAAGCATGCAACAAGTGGTGCTCCTAAAGATGAACTGTAA
- the LOC133786993 gene encoding uncharacterized protein LOC133786993 isoform X2: MMKLCSRNMANCYITLRICLIYSFLYSFNISTASIQEDPSEAIISRFQQYLKIDTAQPTPHYHQAADFIISQAKSISLEFQSIEFVKGKPVVLLKWPGSDPSLPSILLNSHTDVVPSEHEKWTYHPFSAHLDSQGNVYARGSQDMKCVGLQYLEAIRRLKASGFQPLRSVYLSFVPDEEIGGHDGAEKLAESDVFEKLNVGVVLDEGLASPDENYRAFYAERSPWWLVIKAVGAPGHGAKLYDNTAMENLMKSIESIRKFRASQFDLVMAGLKEEGEVVSVNMAFLKAGTPSPTGFVMNLQPSEAEAGFDIRVPPTADSESLERRIAEEWAPSSRNMTFRFIQKTPVLDKSGKPLLTATDSSNPWWNLLEEAVKKANGKLGKPEIFPASTDARYFRDQGLPAIGFSPMANTPILLHDHNEFLNKAEYLKGIQVYESIIKAYASYTKHATSGAPKDEL, encoded by the exons ATGATGAAGCTTTGTTCCAGAAACATGGCTAACTGCTACATAACTCTTCGTATCTGCTTAATATATTCGTTTCTATATTCGTTCAACATATCAACTGCTTCAATCCAAGAAGACCCATCTGAAGCGATCATATCAAGGTTCCAACAATATCTCAAAATCGACACAGCTCAACCCACTCCTCACTACCATCAAGCCGCCGATTTCATTATCTCTCAGGCAAAATCCATCTCTCTCGAGTTCCAGTCCATCGAGTTCGTTAAGGGCAAGCCCGTTGTCCTCCTCAAGTGGCCTGGCTCCGACCCTTCTCTCCCATCCATCCTTCTAAACTCGCACACCGATGTAGTCCCCTCCGAGCACGAAAAATGGACTTACCATCCGTTCTCGGCGCATCTCGATTCGCAGGGCAATGTTTACGCTAGAGGTTCTCAGGACATGAAGTGTGTTGGTCTGCAGTACTTGGAGGCTATTCGTCGATTGAAGGCTTCTGGGTTTCAGCCCCTTCGTTCGGTTTACCTTTCTTTTGTTCCGGATGAGGAGATTGGTGGCCATGATGGGGCCGAGAAGTTGGCCGAGTCTGATGTTTTCGAGAAATTGAACGTGGGTGTTGTGCTTGATGAAG GTTTGGCGTCTCCGGATGAGAATTACAGGGCATTTTATGCAGAGAGGAGCCCGTGGTGGCTGGTGATTAAGGCCGTAGGGGCACCGGGCCATGGGGCCAAACTCTATGACAACACTGCAATGGAGAATTTGATGAAGAGTATTGAGAGTATCAGGAAGTTTCGTGCTTCACAGTTCGATTTGGTGATGGCGGGTTTAAAGGAAGAAGGTGAGGTTGTCTCGGTTAACATGGCTTTTCTGAAAGCTGGCACCCCATCTCCAACT GGTTTTGTTATGAACTTGCAGCCATCTGAAGCAGAAGCAGGTTTTGATATCAGGGTCCCTCCAACTGCCGATTCTGAGTCTTTGGAAAGACGGATTGCTGAGGAATGGGCTCCTTCTTCACGCAACATGACATTTAGG TTCATACAGAAGACTCCTGTACTTGATAAGTCAGGGAAACCACTCCTCACAGCAACTGACAGTTCAAACCCTTGGTGGAACCTATTAGAAGAAGCTGTCAAAAAAGCTAATGGAAAACTCGGTAAGCCAGAAATCTTTCCTGCATCAACAGATGCTCGCTATTTCCGGGACCAGGGTTTGCCAGCAATTGGATTCTCTCCTATGGCCAACACTCCCATTCTTCTCCATGACCACAATGAG TTCTTGAACAAAGCTGAATACTTGAAAGGAATTCAAGTCTATGAATCTATAATCAAAGCTTATGCATCTTATACCAAGCATGCAACAAGTGGTGCTCCTAAAGATGAACTGTAA